A single Lolium perenne isolate Kyuss_39 chromosome 6, Kyuss_2.0, whole genome shotgun sequence DNA region contains:
- the LOC127308658 gene encoding uncharacterized protein, with protein sequence MANVGPSSIRLSRKAANLASFRKNSVIKTVSSVNPPSTPTQRPPPLPSAHRPGSLVNAPQSRNRNRRGGGHQREEDELGSPPTTTPIAAEAGEDLAPEEDDGLWCTPSSFAATTSAARRRLVHPPPHAHHQRRPLPTSASPCQSPHNLAPPLPPIYAWPRSRTAPRAPFAARTRSSPSRADGRSGDPRADSKVDPLSPPCTIRHGGARARDSRSYHCKSRIRQRAAWRHPWANASTRAVRMPTKRPPGASPLRALVEVDGFVCLLAHLYQFDPHSILDFFYPQFMSLPMVAARSYSLPLILCSRTSFAPGSHPNHGLVGFNLGSYQCLHRSQIFDC encoded by the exons ATGGCCAACGTTGGCCCATCCTCGATTCGTCTCTCCCGCAAGGCCGCAAACCTCGCCTCCTTCCGGAAAAACAGCGTCATCAAAACCGTCTCCTCAGTCAATCCACCTAGCACGCCTACACAGCGCCCGCCGCCCCTCCCATCGGCACACCGCCCCGGCTCCCTTGTCAACGCTCCGCAGTCGCGTAATCGTAATCGACGCGGAGGCGGACACCAGCGTGAGGAAGACGAGTTGGGTTCCCCGCCCACGACCACCCCGATTGCGGCTGAGGCGGGCGAGGATCTGGCTCCGGAGGAGGATGACGGACTCTGGTGTACACCTTCGTCCTTTGCCGCCACCACCTCCGCGGCCCGCCGCCGCCTGGTCCACCCACCCCCGCACGCTCACCACCAACGCCGCCCGCTGCCCACCAGCGCTTCGCCCTGCCAAAGCCCGCACAACCTCGCCCCACCGCTTCCGCCCATCTACGCCTGGCCCAGATCGCGTACCGCACCGCGCGCTCCGTTCGCCGCCCGCACCAGATCGTCACCATCGCGCGCGGACGGCCGGTCCGGGGACCCGAGAGCGGATTCGAAGGTTGACCCGCTCTCTCCCCCTTGCACCATTCGACATGGCGGCGCTCGAGCCCGAGACTCCCGCAGCTACCACTGCAAATCGCGCATCCGGCAGCGCGCCGCGTGGCGTCATCCTTGGGCGAACGCTAGCACTCGAGCAGTTCGCATGCCGACGAAGAGGCCGCCTGGAGCGAGCCCACTGAGGGCTCTGGTGGAGGTCGACGGATTTGTCTGCTTGCTCGCTCACCTCTACCAATTCGATCCCCATTCAATCCTCGATTTTTTTTATCCTCAATTCATGTCGCTGCCGATGGTCGCCGCCAGAAGTTATTCTTTGCCGCTAATCTTATGCTCGCGGACCTCCTTTGCCCCAGGCTCCCATCCTAACCACGGACTGGTTGGATTTAATTTGGGTTCCTATCAATGTCTTCATCGTTCCCAG ATATTTGATTGCTGA